One region of Acropora muricata isolate sample 2 chromosome 13, ASM3666990v1, whole genome shotgun sequence genomic DNA includes:
- the LOC136896194 gene encoding uncharacterized protein produces the protein MFKCLTAKMSEQSEGPVKDTDALPLVAVTCSSSGDTVFIKFEVEKHRCGEQCSLFADFVTEVVDAVDDQSRKKVLQLLEPSSGVWGELQATNEKRKRWGHHDDEIFAKARKRCAALEDLISIYPESQGKIRSVDVRISDEIDPSGKLRRKIKKTKVVDSSDSDSEIIGDFQESQDLCDNDLYPPDKKEKIEEEDQANSCYHTTQMEMADILKKRIKTIMRHYHGIDELSNAFDDVDFVVYTARYRMLSDQTEKRICHPHAGVLSKEELEARHEGNVQKRMFMYVRSAETDGHFEQLKRDIQDKPRTLFIIIADECHWGITKDKDQTPSAHNLFINEWGKENSPRNVVVLQISATPFNLLTQNSRLREVKCALLSRKISTTHKNYEAGDLLVLENRSDLGEDVTQTSKEVELHVVHWSEVELKSLEGGVRMKLKSTLSVKDLPYQYIQVSFDGKLDVTSNEGEATDFIVQGNHGIVTIKPILSTGEMLTMTRDDKGKLEARIDPFAPAYFEVKLDFGVGVVAFSLQGKGSLYLAVDEHGLVHLQAAKVEKKCGVSIIRPKQDVAQVSFQFYIDRCWPVKGGEGGYQYMSLNYYLSTLNCESNRHKRIREDEVFQNVVKKAKREEKISKTSIADAMLCAEYCYYVFHVSAFDCDDKIRQVLSNVMDNSPCFKFTKALKRFIRKLKKSQEEECRRAKKGIKPEAFEFVRNEIRDRVKDAFRDNLKQRQRSEYVMQEGDEELLAASFVAYLMHHSERELQNLVEETHSTSIVKKINEMLRRNACQKMVEIWKSHVQESETNSLVLSLIQSGQQEFGKMKVVRAKNMETANQFYNSLKLAQEMCDLKECFEIIKDYGGIQIKDQLVTSNPFFKRLQTENCQAKIDCLCKDLELKPRQKKCVNCGHVHKSITQYEDLENLACLLILVDKGRMGDTFPQSFDCLDLRLSYDSKPLYLSTIIQELGRICRYAKISVNDSRPQNLPYVLIGPELYRALKESIKRSPSIMSLISRNRKANKVDRYMTEQTRAYVHTSSTLRWPDYEASKDSYDHENQRTHRNRILLQAEPQIGKTGTYLCLIKLLRLDILGKEKVLAASKRDEGTFYLLQGNEPSEKFLVTDTEGKKNWQFPYWKTIQNLPSLNAKAVAPGKYSFDGCFYTHDTEENPFTLMKPRRSAHNYQKAKYEDEFRAFQWHHFLDCSECGLLIEAQEPIVDTIQMMMDGARISVTCSLPFKFLQDRNLREQLRSRGFNVGDRQSHSFLAATNNAPTLPYWIFHPSHRNDPRKCLFNYHHVMQEENCVASFMQVVVVRSSKFEAYRSTWGKILAIFQLPDELPNCDRRADEGGVGYSRLFIQKMAYGLHLDYVFVIDDNVAAMREAQFSLGERTGFNATVLRNEDGTIKMQRCSFLKPLLYLQKIAEGKVNPPDDREKYEPHPLKEQFENCPLYSYTGPAKLFGNKEHDSYGVLGLLRSVPIVRRPFSKTQVYALILLNVKSTVEKGVFYRPWPCWEDLRFNDDCDKAGLWVVKCNRYCFCKLQYQDWINNLAFPCIYQWNEESKLEESPLECELPKDLEESVILKHLRNLVETEGHDYCFKGQIGDAGQEDGHTDTEGAVDIAGGGVSRSADCPMGILEQLEIEKNVKKSSGVPVLILSYDYSPTLPFKSLFMLNESYCSTTKKIVFVVSAKQLQETRILKDGLTLADVRRGSFFHFFSTEMNKKNGNVAIFSAADPGRLTLRWIVIDVSFSKQELREENNSNTTSEKSSTKQRTIERPESSASRNPREGTEIDQRHSKRSTESDVEDLQQNKRSLTEDQREHLNVQRVNSNSKKVVVGHKMTPKVKKVDKTSQDSKPGKRKKSLYSETTTSKKPRVEGYVRDGPTTSTGEQIDVTHVTPSLSTNVLAKLATEFLSGAAHGSPGREKKTYSREREFNRSPVTGLTPDDPAYDEGTNTVTVTIVKLWRGKVKQGCDKDVTTEMIEKALDFEPEELEEPDGEGYNALTKACSLPSVGIDLVSYLLNVKKVDVNSQIPSSFNSDGRAARWLTPGMSALSVAIRRGNVNCVPTFMKRKTEIDFRSTDNNQNTALHHCVLSSIVPKTAFDRLFRCYKVLEWKEIKNVQNKSPLNIAKERWLESYTSNDEKKKEALEHVIDIMGFTVTAVNVTDDDDDDDDSYHDDDNDDDDDVNDDDDDDDDDDDDDDGDDNEDADSDSVSFSSSEFLF, from the exons ATGTTCAAGTGCTTAACAGCGAAGATGTCTGAGCAAA GTGAGGGCCCAGTGAAAGACACAGACGCACTTCCGTTGGTCGCAGTGACTTGTTCTTCCTCTGGAGACACGGTGTTTATAAAGTTTGAGGTGGAGAAACATCGTTGCGGTGAACAGTGTTCCCTTTTTGCAGACTTCGTGACAGAAGTCGTGGATGCAGTAGATGATCAGAGTAGGAAAAAGGTCCTTCAGCTTCTGGAACCTTCATCAGGGGTGTGGGGAGAGTTACAAGCAACGAACGAGAAACGCAAACGATGGGGACATCATGATGATGAAATTTTTGCGAAGGCACGCAAAAGATGTGCAGCGCTTGAAGACCTCATCTCTATATACCCAGAATCGCAGGGGAAAATCAGAAGTGTTGACGTTAGGATCAGTGATGAAATTGACCCATCTGGAAAGCTTCGAAGAAAAATTAAGAAGACAAAAGTTGTTGATAGTTCCGATAGTGATTCTGAGATCATTGGAGATTTCCAGGAAAGCCAAGATTTGTGTGACAACGATTTGTATCCTccagacaaaaaagaaaagatcgAAGAAGAAGACCAGGCGAATTCTTGCTACCACACAACGCAAATGGAAATGGCAGACATTCTGAAGAAACGCATTAAGACAATTATGAGGCATTACCACGGCATTGACGAGCTTAGTAATGCTTTCGATGACGTTGACTTTGTAGTGTACACAGCCAGGTACAGAATGCTGAGCGATCAGACTGAGAAGAGGATTTGTCACCCACACGCCGGTGTCTTATCAAAAGAAGAGCTGGAGGCACGTCATGAAGGGAATGTTCAGAAGAGAATGTTTATGTATGTTCGCAGCGCGGAAACAGACGGACATTTCGAGCAACTGAAGCGAGACATTCAAGATAAACCTAGGACGCTGTTCATCATCATAGCAGACGAGTGCCATTGGGGGATTACAAAAGACAAGGACCAAACGCCATCTGCTCATAATCTCTTCATCAATGAATGGGGCAAAGAAAACTCTCCTAGAAATGTGGTAGTTCTTCAAATTTCGGCGACGCCGTTTAACCTTCTGACACAAAACTCTCGCCTTCGTGAAGTCAAGTGTGCTCTTCTGTCTAGGAAAATCTCTACGACCCATAAGAACTATGAAGCGGGTGATCTCTTGGTCCTGGAAAACAGGTCAGACTTGGGCGAAGATGTCACACAAACATCCAAGGAGGTAGAACTGCACGTTGTTCACTGGTCAGAGGTTGAACTGAAGAGCCTTGAGGGTGGAGTACGGATGAAGCTCAAGTCGACGTTAAGCGTGAAAGACTTGCCATATCAATATATACAGGTTTCCTTTGATGGAAAGCTGGATGTCACATCTAATGAGGGAGAGGCCACGGATTTCATTGTCCAGGGGAACCATGGTATCGTGACAATCAAGCCTATCCTAAGCACAGGTGAAATGCTTACCATGACGAGGGATGACAAGGGGAAGCTTGAGGCCAGAATTGACCCATTCGCACCAGCTTACTTTGAAGTGAAGCTGGATTTTGGGGTCGGAGTTGTCGCATTTTCCTTGCAAGGCAAAGGAAGTCTCTATTTGGCGGTAGACGAGCATGGCCTGGTTCATTTGCAGGCGGCGAAGGTTGAGAAGAAATGTGGTGTGTCCATCATAAGGCCCAAGCAAGACGTGGCTCAGGTGTCATTCCAGTTCTACATTGATCGGTGTTGGCCCGTAAAGGGTGGTGAAGGTGGATACCAGTACATGAGCCTTAACTATTACCTTAGCACGTTGAACTGTGAAAGCAATAGACATAAAAGGATAAGAGAGGACGAGGTGTTTCAAAATGTGGTGAAGAAGGCTAAACGGGAAGAAAAGATCTCGAAAACGTCGATCGCTGATGCTATGTTGTGCGCAGAGTACTGCTATTATGTTTTTCATGTCAGTGCATTCGATTGTGATGACAAAATAAGACAGGTGCTAAGTAATGTCATGGACAATTCGCCGTGTTTTAAGTTTACCAAAGCACTCAAGAGGTTCATCCGAAAACTTAAGAAAAGCCAAGAAGAAGAATGCAGGAGAGCGAAGAAGGGCATTAAGCCGGAAGCTTTCGAATTCGTTCGCAACGAAATCCGTGACAGAGTGAAAGACGCTTTTAGGGATAACTTGAAACAAAGGCAGAGAAGTGAGTACGTGATGCAAGAAGGCGATGAAGAGTTATTGGCTGCCTCATTTGTCGCGTACCTGATGCACCATTCAGAAAGAGAGCTGCAAAACTTAGTCGAAGAGACGCACTCAACCAGCATcgttaaaaaaattaacgaaaTGTTGCGACGAAATGCTTGCCAGAAAATGGTTGAAATCTGGAAAAGCCATGTTCAAGAAAGCGAAACAAATTCTCTGGTGCTGAGTTTGATCCAGAGTGGTCAACAGGAATTTGGGAAGATGAAAGTTGTTAGAGCAAAAAACATGGAAACTGCCAATCAGTTCTACAACAGTCTGAAATTGGCACAAGAAATGTGCGACCTGAAAGAATGCTTCGAAATTATCAAGGACTATGGTGGAATTCAGATCAAGGATCAACTTGTGACGTCAAATCCCTTTTTTAAGAGGCTTCAGACAGAGAACTGTCAGGCTAAAATTGATTGTCTTTGTAAAGACCTTGAGCTAAAACCTCGGCAGAAGAAGTGTGTTAATTGTGGACATGTACACAAGTCAATAACGCAGTACGAAGACCTGGAAAACCTGGCTTGCCTCCTCATCTTGGTTGATAAAGGTCGCATGGGGGACACATTTCCTCAAAGTTTTGATTGCCTTGATCTTCGACTGAGCTACGACAGCAAGCCACTTTATCTTTCGACTATTATTCAAGAGCTTGGACGGATTTGCCGTTATGCAAAAATATCTGTGAATGATTCTCGTCCTCAGAACCTTCCTTACGTTTTGATTGGCCCTGAACTTTACAGAGCGCTGAAGGAGTCGATTAAGAGGTCCCCTTCTATAATGAGTCTAATTTCCCGTAACCGAAAGGCCAACAAAGTTGATCGCTATATGACAGAACAAACCAGAGCTTATGTTCACACATCATCCACATTGCGTTGGCCAGACTATGAAGCCAGCAAAGATAGCTATGATCACGAAAACCAGCGAACGCACCGCAACCGAATCCTTCTTCAAGCTGAACCCCAAATTGGAAAAACCGGAACCTATCTCTGCCTCATAAAACTCTTGAGACTTGACATCCTTGGGAAGGAAAAGGTGTTGGCAGCAAGCAAACGAGATGAAGGTACCTTTTACCTCCTCCAGGGGAATGAGCCGTCGGAGAAATTCCTGGTCACTGACACCGAAGGTAAAAAGAACTGGCAGTTTCCTTACTGGAAGACGATTCAAAATCTTCCAAGTCTTAATGCGAAAGCGGTGGCTCCAGGAAAGTACTCATTTGATGGATGCTTTTATACCCATGACACGGAAGAAAATCCTTTTACTCTTATGAAGCCACGAAGGTCAGCTCACAATTACCAAAAAGCCAAGTACGAAGATGAGTTTCGCGCTTTTCAATGGCACCATTTCTTGGATTGCTCAGAGTGTGGATTGCTCATTGAAGCACAAGAACCCATTGTGGACACCATTCAGATGATGATGGATGGTGCGCGAATCAGTGTCACTTGCTCACTCCCATTCAAGTTTCTACAGGACAGAAACTTGAGAGAACAACTCAGGAGCAGAGGATTTAATGTAGGGGACAGGCAAAGCCACAGTTTCCTCGCAGCAACAAACAATGCGCCCACTTTGCCATACTGGATATTTCATCCCTCACACAGAAACGATCCTCGCAAGTGTCTCTTTAACTACCACCACGTCATGCAAGAGGAGAACTGCGTGGCTAGTTTCATGCAAGTTGTCGTTGTTCGCAGTTCAAAGTTTGAGGCTTACAGATCCACGTGGGGAAAGATTCTTGCAATTTTTCAGTTGCCCGATGAACTCCCCAATTGTGACCGTAGAGCCGATGAAGGAGGAGTGGGATATTCCAggctttttattcaaaaaatggCCTATGGGCTACACCTTGATTACGTTTTTGTAATAGATGACAACGTCGCCGCGATGCGCGAAGCTCAGTTCAGTCTTGGAGAACGAACGGGATTCAATGCGACAGTCTTAAGAAACGAGGATGGTACGATAAAGATGCAGCGTTGCTCTTTCCTGAAACCACTCCTTTATCTTCAGAAAATCGCCGAAGGAAAGGTTAATCCACCTGATGATAGGGAGAAGTATGAGCCACATCCGTTGAAGgagcagtttgaaaattgtCCGCTGTATAGTTACACAGGTCCTGCCAAGTTGTTTGGCAACAAGGAGCATGACAGCTATGGCGTACTAGGACTTCTGAGAAGTGTTCCCATTGTGCGGCGCCCATTCTCGAAGACCCAAGTGTACGCATTGATTTTATTAAATGTCAAGAGCACCGTGGAGAAGGGAGTGTTTTATCGACCATGGCCTTGCTGGGAGGACCTACGCTTCAACGATGACTGTGACAAAGCTGGTCTGTGGGTGGTGAAGTGCAACCGTTACTGCTTTTGCAAGTTACAGTACCAGGACTGGATCAACAACCTTGCTTTTCCTTGCATCTATCAATGGAACGAAGAAAGCAAACTGGAGGAAAGTCCACTTGAATGTGAGCTTCCTAAAGATTTGGAAGAGAGCGTTATCCTAAAGCACCTTCGAAATTTGGTCGAAACTGAAGGTCACGACTATTGTTTTAAAGGACAGATTGGAGATGCTGGACAAGAGGATGGTCACACGGACACAGAGGGGGCTGTTGACATTGCTGGAGGAGGGGTTAGCCGCAGCGCTGATTGTCCAATGGGAATCCTCGAGCAGTTAGAAATAGAGAAGAACGTAAAGAAGAGCTCAGGCGTTCCAGTTCTCATCCTTTCTTATGACTATTCACCCACTCTGCCGTTTAAAAGCCTATTTATGTTGAACGAAAGTTATTGCAGCACCACAAAGAAGATAGTGTTCGTTGTGAGCGCTAAACAGCTTCAAGAAACAAGGATCCTGAAAGATGGTTTGACGCTGGCTGACGTTCGAAGAGGatcttttttccatttcttctcGACAGAGATGAACAAGAAAAACGGCAACGTTGCCATTTTTTCAGCTGCTGACCCAGGGCGACTCACTTTGCGATGGATTGTGATCGATGTTTCATTCTCGAAGCAGGAGTTAAGAGAGGAAAATAACAGCAACACAACCTCAGAGAAAAGTTCAACTAAACAACGTACGATTGAAAGACCGGAAAGTAGTGCTTCAAGAAACCCCCGAGAAGGCACTGAAATCGACCAAAGACACAGCAAGAGATCTACAGAGAGTGATGTGGAAGATCTCCAACAAAATAAGAGATCTCTGACGGAAGACCAGAGAGAACATCTAAATGTGCAGCGTGTGAATTCCAACTCAAAGAAAGTTGTTGTTGGTCACAAAATGACCCCCAAAGTGAAAAAAGTCGACAAAACCTCTCAAGATAGTAAACcaggtaaaagaaaaaagagtctTTACTCGGAGACAACAACCAGTAAAAAACCCAGAGTTGAGGGGTACGTAAGAGATGGCCCTACTACAAGCACAGGTGAACAAATAGACGTAACACATGTCACACCAAGCCTAAGTACAAACGTCTTAGCGAAACTGGCGACAGAATTCCTTTCAGGAGCAGCACACGGTTCTCCAGGgcgagaaaagaaaacatattCGAGGGAGAGAGAATTCAATCGGAGTCCAGTTACTGGGTTAACGCCAGATGATCCCGCGTATGATGAAGGGACAAACACTGTCACAGTAACGATAGTTAAACTGTGGAGAGGGAAAGTAAAACAAGGATGTGACAAGGATGTAACAACAGAAATGATAGAGAAAGCGTTGGACTTTGAACCGGAAGAGTTAGAGGAGCCTGATGGTGAAGGTTACAACGCTTTGACAAAAGCCTGCTCTCTTCCTTCCGTGGGCATAGATTTGGTGTCCTACCTACTCAATGTAAAGAAGGTCGACGTCAACTCTCAAATTCCTTCCAGCTTCAATTCCGACGGCCGGGCCGCCAGATGGTTAACTCCAGGGATGTCAGCTTTGTCTGTGGCCATTAGAAGAGGCAATGTAAATTGCGTTCCCACTttcatgaaaaggaaaactgaaaTTGACTTTAGGAGTACAGATAATAATCAGAACACAGCCCTACATCACTGCGTGTTGTCCTCGATTGTTCCGAAAACTGCATTCGATCGGCTGTTTCGTTGCTATAAGGTTCTGGAATGGaaggaaataaaaaatgttcaaaacaagAGCCCCTTGAATATAGCCAAAGAACGATGGCTGGAGTCATATACCAGCaacgatgagaaaaagaaagaagctCTTGAACATGTGATCGACATAATGGGCTTCACAGTAACTGCTGTAAACGTAAcggatgacgacgatgatgatgacgacagctatcatgatgatgacaacgatgatgatgacgatgtcaatgatgacgatgatgatgatgacgacgacgatgatgatgatgacggtGATGATAATGAGGACGCTGATTCTGattctgtttctttttcttcttctgaatttcttttttaa